From the Chiroxiphia lanceolata isolate bChiLan1 chromosome 13, bChiLan1.pri, whole genome shotgun sequence genome, one window contains:
- the HERPUD1 gene encoding homocysteine-responsive endoplasmic reticulum-resident ubiquitin-like domain member 1 protein — MEEPLALLVRSPSGRHDDLRLRAAPAWTVRHLKTELRQLLPDAPPEEDQKLIYSGKLLLDHHCLRELLPKHEELHALHLVYKFKTPANVQETKSEVKADQPKSSPEASQEPSVSSSNGGRLNCSSDAQSSPETSNGLETTRYPFQGVAPGFSAYTTYSMLQMSWFQQIYARQYYMQYLASTAASGDPSHAQRSQEIPVAPVTPPAPLPDPFPAQNQPGNQNAAAQVNAVANQNLRMNAQGGPLVEEEEEGGNRDWLDWLYSATLLYVFVNMVYFYSSISRLLLVMGGTFLMYLHHAGWFPFRRRPVQPFPANVPPQAAPNQDQNNNLEGGNAGRADASEAPPDDGQALQELQQTNPSLMSTAWVFFKTFFASLLPEGPGVTQN; from the exons ATGGAGGAGCCGCTGGCGCTGTTGGTGCGGAGCCCCTCGGGGCGGCACGACGACCTGCGGCTCCGCGCCGCACCCGCCTGGACCGTGCGCCACCTCAAGACCGAGCTGCGCCAGCTCCTGCCCGACGCGCCG ccTGAAGAGGACCAAAAGCTGATTTAttctgggaagctgctgcttgATCATCACTGTCTGAGAGAACTGCTGCCAAAG CATGAGGAATTGCATGCTCTTCATTTGGTGTACAAATTCAAGACTCCTGCAAATGTGCAAGAAACCAAATCAGAG GTTAAAGCTGATCAGCCCAAGTCGTCACCAGAAGCCAGTCAGGAACCATCTGTATCTTCCTCAAATGGTGGAAGATTGAATTGCTCTTCGGATGCCCAGTCTTCACCAGAAACCAGTAATGG GCTGGAAACAACTCGGTATCCCTTCCAGGGTGTGGCTCCTGGCTTCTCTGCTTACACAACCTACAGCATGCTGCAGATGTCGTGGTTCCAGCAGATCTATGCAAGGCAGTACTACATGCAATA CTTGGCTTCTACTGCTGCATCTGGTGACCCATCCCATGCACAGCGTTCTCAGGAGATACCAGTGGCACCAGTgacacctccagctcctctcccagacCCGTTTCCTGCACAAAACCAGCCTGGGAACCAGAATGCTGCTGCCCAGGTTAACGCAGTGGCCAACCAGAACCTGCGGATGAATGCCCAAGGGGGTCCCCTcgtggaggaagaggaggagggtggcAATCGGGACTGGCTGGACTGGCTCTACTCAGCAACACTGTTATATGTTTTTGTCAACATGGTCTATTTCTACTCCAGCATCAGCAGACTCCTCCTGGTTATGGGTGGCACCTTTCTGATGTATCT GCACCACGCCGGATGGTTCCCATTTAGGCGAAGACCAGttcagcccttcccagccaaTGTTCCTCCTCAAGCTGCTCCAAACCAGGACCAGAACAATAACTTAGAG GGAGGAAatgcaggcagagcagatgcATCTGAGGCACCTCCTGATGATGGACAGGCTTTACAAGAACTGCAGCAGACTAATCCTTCACTTATGAGCACAGCGTGGGTGTTTTTCAAGACTTTCTTTGCATCCCTCCTTCCagaagggcctggagtgacCCAGAACTGA
- the PARD6A gene encoding partitioning defective 6 homolog alpha isoform X1 yields MAKHHRTPARSAEPVIEVKSKFDAEFRRFAMKRSGAGSFQDFYRLLQTVHQIPRVDVLLGYTDIHGDLLPINNDDNYHKALSSANPLLRVIIQKKAESDASVFASNSLQRKKKGLLRPAHYRAKPHLLIGMPQDFRQISSIIDVDILPETHRRVRLHKHGSDKPLGFYIRDGVSVRVAPQGVEKVPGIFISRLVKGGLAESTGLLAVSDEILEVNGIDVAGKSLDQVTDMMVANSHNLIITVKPANQRNNVIRSSKASGSSGMSTDSTPSQQTPSPASQYLSNYSTAESDEEGDLVIESDSASHYIPGGCPNGGPADGPLQPSLSPHSSRGSLQSLGSHDGSPGRGSGREDGTLLTL; encoded by the exons ATGGCCAAGCACCACCGCACGCCCGCGCGCTCCGCCGAGCCCGTCATCGAGGTCAAGAGCAAG tTCGATGCTGAATTCCGCCGCTTCGCCATGAAACGCTCCGGCGCGGGCAGCTTCCAGGACTTTTACCGGCTGCTGCAGACGGTGCACCAGATCCCACGGGTGGACGTGCTCCTGGGCTACACAGACATCCACGGAGACCTCCTGCCCATTAACAACGACGACAACTATCACAAAGCCCTGTCCTCTGCTAACCCCCTCCTCAGGGTCATCATCCAGAAGAAGG CAGAGTCTGATGCCAGTGTCTTCGCCTCCAACTCCCTGCAGCGGAAGAAGAAGGGGCTGCTGCGCCCCGCACACTACCGGGCCAAGCCTCACCTCCTCATCGGGATGCCCCAGGACTTCCGCCAGATCTCCTCCATCATCGACGTGGACATCCTGCCCGAGACCCACCGCCGCGTGCGGCTCCACAAGCACGGCTCCGACAAGCCGCTGGGCTTCTACATCCGCGACGGCGTCAGCGTGCGCGTGGCCCCGCAGGGCGTCGAGAAGGTGCCCGGCATCTTCATCTCCCGCCTGGTGAAGGGCGGCCTGGCCGAGAGCACGGGGCTGCTGGCGGTGAGCGACGAGATCCTGGAGGTGAACGGCATCGACGTCGCCGGCAAGTCCCTGGACCAAGTGACGGACATGATGGTGGCCAACAGCCACAACCTCATCATCACTGTCAAGCCGGCCAACCAGCGCAACAACGTCATCCGCAGCAGCAAGGCCTCGGGCAGCTCCGGCATGTCCACGGACAGCACCCCCAGCCAGCAGACCCCCAGCCCGGCCTCGCAGTACCTGAGCAACTACAGCACGGCCGAGAGCGACGAGGAGGGCGACCTGGTCATCGAGAGCGACAGCGCCTCCCACTACATCCCCGGGGGCTGCCCCAACGGGGGCCCTGCGGACGgacccctccagcccagcctgtccccGCACAGCTCGCGGGGCTCCCTGCAGTCCCTAGGCAGCCACGACGGCAGCCCCGGCCGGGGCAGTGGGCGGGAGGACGGCACCCTCCTCACCCTATAG
- the PARD6A gene encoding partitioning defective 6 homolog alpha isoform X2, with protein sequence MAKHHRTPARSAEPVIEVKSKFDAEFRRFAMKRSGAGSFQDFYRLLQTVHQIPRVDVLLGYTDIHGDLLPINNDDNYHKALSSANPLLRVIIQKKESDASVFASNSLQRKKKGLLRPAHYRAKPHLLIGMPQDFRQISSIIDVDILPETHRRVRLHKHGSDKPLGFYIRDGVSVRVAPQGVEKVPGIFISRLVKGGLAESTGLLAVSDEILEVNGIDVAGKSLDQVTDMMVANSHNLIITVKPANQRNNVIRSSKASGSSGMSTDSTPSQQTPSPASQYLSNYSTAESDEEGDLVIESDSASHYIPGGCPNGGPADGPLQPSLSPHSSRGSLQSLGSHDGSPGRGSGREDGTLLTL encoded by the exons ATGGCCAAGCACCACCGCACGCCCGCGCGCTCCGCCGAGCCCGTCATCGAGGTCAAGAGCAAG tTCGATGCTGAATTCCGCCGCTTCGCCATGAAACGCTCCGGCGCGGGCAGCTTCCAGGACTTTTACCGGCTGCTGCAGACGGTGCACCAGATCCCACGGGTGGACGTGCTCCTGGGCTACACAGACATCCACGGAGACCTCCTGCCCATTAACAACGACGACAACTATCACAAAGCCCTGTCCTCTGCTAACCCCCTCCTCAGGGTCATCATCCAGAAGAAGG AGTCTGATGCCAGTGTCTTCGCCTCCAACTCCCTGCAGCGGAAGAAGAAGGGGCTGCTGCGCCCCGCACACTACCGGGCCAAGCCTCACCTCCTCATCGGGATGCCCCAGGACTTCCGCCAGATCTCCTCCATCATCGACGTGGACATCCTGCCCGAGACCCACCGCCGCGTGCGGCTCCACAAGCACGGCTCCGACAAGCCGCTGGGCTTCTACATCCGCGACGGCGTCAGCGTGCGCGTGGCCCCGCAGGGCGTCGAGAAGGTGCCCGGCATCTTCATCTCCCGCCTGGTGAAGGGCGGCCTGGCCGAGAGCACGGGGCTGCTGGCGGTGAGCGACGAGATCCTGGAGGTGAACGGCATCGACGTCGCCGGCAAGTCCCTGGACCAAGTGACGGACATGATGGTGGCCAACAGCCACAACCTCATCATCACTGTCAAGCCGGCCAACCAGCGCAACAACGTCATCCGCAGCAGCAAGGCCTCGGGCAGCTCCGGCATGTCCACGGACAGCACCCCCAGCCAGCAGACCCCCAGCCCGGCCTCGCAGTACCTGAGCAACTACAGCACGGCCGAGAGCGACGAGGAGGGCGACCTGGTCATCGAGAGCGACAGCGCCTCCCACTACATCCCCGGGGGCTGCCCCAACGGGGGCCCTGCGGACGgacccctccagcccagcctgtccccGCACAGCTCGCGGGGCTCCCTGCAGTCCCTAGGCAGCCACGACGGCAGCCCCGGCCGGGGCAGTGGGCGGGAGGACGGCACCCTCCTCACCCTATAG